The Streptomyces sp. SS1-1 genome has a segment encoding these proteins:
- the hpt gene encoding hypoxanthine phosphoribosyltransferase produces the protein MRVDAKDMGADLKKVLITKEEIDAKLAELAAKIDAEYAGKDLLIVGVLKGAVMVMADLARALSTPVTMDWMAVSSYGAGTQSSGVVRILKDLDTDIKGRHVLIVEDIIDSGLTLSWLLSNLGSREPETLKVCTLLRKPDAAKVAIDVEWVGFDIPNEFVVGYGLDYAEKYRNLPFVGTLAPHVYGG, from the coding sequence ATGCGGGTGGACGCGAAAGACATGGGTGCCGACCTCAAGAAGGTGCTCATCACCAAGGAAGAGATCGACGCGAAGCTGGCCGAGCTGGCCGCGAAGATCGACGCTGAGTACGCGGGCAAGGACCTGCTCATCGTCGGCGTGCTCAAGGGCGCGGTGATGGTCATGGCCGACCTGGCGCGGGCGCTGTCCACCCCCGTCACCATGGACTGGATGGCCGTCTCCTCGTACGGCGCCGGCACCCAGTCCTCCGGGGTCGTGCGGATCCTCAAGGACCTCGACACCGACATCAAGGGCCGGCACGTCCTGATCGTCGAGGACATCATCGACTCCGGCCTGACCCTGTCGTGGCTGCTGTCGAACCTCGGCTCCCGCGAGCCGGAGACGCTCAAGGTGTGCACGCTGCTGCGCAAGCCCGACGCGGCCAAGGTGGCCATCGACGTCGAGTGGGTCGGCTTCGACATCCCCAACGAGTTCGTCGTGGGCTACGGCCTCGACTATGCCGAGAAGTACCGGAACCTCCCGTTCGTCGGTACCCTCGCGCCCCACGTCTACGGCGGCTGA
- the ftsH gene encoding ATP-dependent zinc metalloprotease FtsH encodes MDVKRYFRGPVMWIVLAVLAVVVLMQVVGSSGGYKTVDTGQVVQAINENKVESAKITTGDEQNIKVQLKDGVKVEGSTKIQASYIGDQGVDIANTLQNKYQQKQIPDGYTVSPSKQNPFVGILLSLLPFVLIVVVFLFLMNQMQGGGSRVMNFGKSKAKLITKDTPKTTFSDVAGSDEAVEELQEIKEFLQEPAKFQAVGAKIPKGVLLYGPPGTGKTLLARAVAGEAGVPFYSISGSDFVEMFVGVGASRVRDLFEQAKANAPAIVFVDEIDAVGRHRGAGLGGGHDEREQTLNQLLVEMDGFDVKGGVILIAATNRPDILDPALLRPGRFDRQIAVDRPDMQGRLEILKVHQKGKPVAPDVDLSAVARRTPGFTGADLSNVLNEAALLTARSDKKLIDNHMLDEAIDRVVAGPQKRTRIMSDKEKKITAYHEGGHALVAAASPNSDPVHKITILSRGRALGYTMVLPDEDKYSTTRNEMLDQLAYMLGGRAAEELVFHDPTTGAANDIEKATTTARAMVTQYGMTERLGAIKFGGDNTEPFLGREMAHQRDYSEEVAALVDEEVKKLIENAHNEAWEILVENRDVLDNLVLALLEKETLGKEEIAEIFAPIVKRPPRPAWTGSSRRTPSTRPPVLSPKELALTNGANGTTPAISTAKSTVSEPAPATEQAPEERPES; translated from the coding sequence ATGGACGTGAAGCGATACTTCCGTGGGCCGGTCATGTGGATCGTGCTGGCCGTCCTTGCCGTGGTCGTGTTGATGCAGGTCGTCGGCTCGTCCGGCGGCTACAAGACGGTGGACACCGGCCAGGTCGTCCAGGCGATCAATGAGAACAAGGTCGAGTCGGCCAAGATCACCACCGGCGACGAGCAGAACATCAAGGTCCAGCTCAAGGACGGTGTGAAGGTCGAGGGATCCACCAAGATCCAGGCCAGCTACATCGGCGACCAGGGCGTGGACATCGCCAACACCCTGCAGAACAAGTACCAGCAGAAGCAGATCCCCGACGGCTACACGGTCTCGCCGTCCAAGCAGAACCCGTTCGTCGGCATCCTGCTCTCCCTGCTGCCCTTCGTCCTCATCGTCGTCGTCTTCCTGTTCCTGATGAACCAGATGCAGGGCGGCGGCTCCCGGGTCATGAACTTCGGGAAGTCGAAGGCGAAGCTCATCACCAAGGACACCCCGAAGACGACGTTCTCCGACGTCGCCGGCTCGGATGAGGCCGTCGAGGAGCTCCAGGAGATCAAGGAGTTCCTCCAGGAGCCCGCCAAGTTCCAGGCCGTCGGCGCGAAGATCCCCAAGGGCGTCCTGCTCTACGGCCCTCCCGGCACCGGTAAGACGCTCCTCGCGCGCGCCGTCGCCGGCGAGGCGGGCGTGCCCTTCTACTCGATCTCCGGTTCCGACTTCGTCGAGATGTTCGTCGGTGTCGGTGCCTCCCGGGTCCGCGACCTGTTCGAGCAGGCCAAGGCGAACGCCCCGGCGATCGTCTTCGTCGACGAGATCGACGCGGTCGGCCGCCACCGCGGCGCCGGCCTCGGCGGCGGGCACGACGAGCGCGAGCAGACGCTGAACCAGCTGCTCGTCGAGATGGACGGCTTCGACGTCAAGGGCGGCGTGATCCTCATCGCCGCGACGAACCGGCCCGACATCCTCGACCCGGCCCTTCTGCGCCCGGGCCGCTTCGACCGGCAGATCGCCGTCGACCGCCCCGACATGCAGGGCCGTCTGGAGATCCTCAAGGTCCACCAGAAGGGCAAGCCGGTCGCCCCGGACGTCGACCTGTCGGCGGTCGCCCGCCGTACGCCGGGCTTCACCGGTGCCGACCTGAGCAACGTCCTCAACGAGGCCGCGCTGCTCACGGCCCGCTCCGACAAGAAGCTGATCGACAACCACATGCTGGACGAGGCCATCGACCGCGTCGTGGCGGGCCCGCAGAAGCGGACCCGGATCATGTCGGACAAGGAGAAGAAGATCACCGCGTACCACGAGGGCGGACACGCCCTGGTCGCGGCGGCCTCCCCGAACTCCGACCCGGTCCACAAGATCACGATCCTGTCGAGAGGCCGGGCCCTCGGTTACACGATGGTGCTCCCGGACGAGGACAAGTACTCGACCACCCGCAACGAGATGCTGGACCAGCTGGCCTACATGCTGGGCGGTCGCGCGGCCGAGGAGCTGGTCTTCCACGACCCGACCACGGGCGCCGCGAACGACATCGAGAAGGCCACGACCACGGCTCGCGCGATGGTCACGCAGTACGGCATGACCGAGCGTCTCGGCGCCATCAAGTTCGGCGGCGACAACACCGAGCCGTTCCTCGGACGTGAGATGGCTCACCAGCGCGACTACTCGGAAGAGGTCGCCGCGCTGGTGGACGAGGAGGTCAAGAAGCTCATCGAGAACGCGCACAACGAAGCCTGGGAAATCCTGGTGGAGAACCGCGACGTCCTCGACAACCTCGTCCTGGCCCTGCTGGAGAAGGAGACGCTGGGCAAGGAGGAGATCGCCGAGATCTTCGCCCCCATCGTCAAGCGCCCGCCGCGGCCCGCCTGGACCGGCTCCTCCCGCCGTACGCCGTCGACCCGCCCGCCGGTGCTCTCCCCCAAGGAGCTCGCACTGACGAACGGTGCCAACGGCACGACCCCGGCGATCAGCACCGCGAAGTCGACGGTGTCGGAGCCCGCCCCCGCGACCGAGCAGGCCCCCGAGGAGCGTCCCGAGAGCTGA
- the folE gene encoding GTP cyclohydrolase I FolE, giving the protein MTDPVTLDGEGRIGEFDEKRAEAAVRELLIAVGEDPDREGLKETPARVARAYRELLAGLRQDAEDVLTTTFDLGHDEMVLVKDIEIVSLCEHHMLPFHGVAHVGYIPAESGKITGLSKLARLVEVFARRLQVQERLTTQVADSLMRILEARGVIVVVEAEHMCMSVRGIRKPGAKTTTSAVRGQLRDATTRAEAMSLILAR; this is encoded by the coding sequence ATGACCGACCCGGTGACGCTGGACGGCGAAGGCCGCATCGGCGAGTTCGACGAGAAGCGCGCCGAGGCCGCCGTACGGGAGCTGCTGATCGCGGTGGGCGAGGACCCCGACCGCGAGGGCCTCAAGGAGACGCCGGCCCGGGTGGCGCGGGCGTACCGGGAGCTGCTGGCGGGGCTGCGTCAGGACGCCGAGGACGTGCTGACGACGACGTTCGACCTCGGGCACGACGAGATGGTGCTCGTGAAGGACATCGAGATCGTCAGCCTCTGCGAGCACCACATGCTGCCGTTCCACGGTGTGGCGCACGTGGGGTACATCCCGGCCGAGAGCGGCAAGATCACCGGTCTGTCGAAGCTCGCCCGGCTGGTCGAGGTGTTCGCCCGCCGGCTCCAGGTGCAGGAACGTCTCACCACGCAGGTCGCCGACTCCCTGATGCGGATCCTGGAGGCCCGGGGCGTGATCGTGGTCGTCGAGGCCGAGCACATGTGCATGTCGGTGCGCGGCATCCGCAAGCCCGGCGCCAAGACGACGACGTCGGCGGTGCGCGGCCAACTCCGCGACGCCACGACCCGCGCCGAGGCGATGAGCCTGATCCTGGCCCGCTGA
- a CDS encoding DUF3180 domain-containing protein: protein MRELRIRLLVGVFVVAGVLSWAGARLWNAVGTLPSVPLAAPIVLAIIAVILLSTALSIRSRLRAQRERDPEAKGVDPLMAARAVVFGQASALVAALVAGMYGGTCVFLLELLDVPARRDQAIYAGFSVVAAVGVIAAALFLERVCKLPDDEDDHNGTGAAPTT from the coding sequence GTGAGAGAGCTGCGCATCAGGTTGCTGGTCGGCGTGTTCGTGGTCGCCGGAGTCCTGTCCTGGGCGGGCGCCCGTCTGTGGAACGCGGTGGGGACCCTGCCCAGCGTCCCCCTGGCCGCCCCGATCGTGCTGGCGATCATCGCCGTGATCCTGCTGTCCACGGCGCTGTCCATCCGCTCCCGGCTCAGGGCGCAGCGCGAGCGCGACCCCGAGGCCAAGGGCGTCGACCCCCTGATGGCGGCCCGCGCCGTCGTCTTCGGCCAGGCCAGCGCTCTGGTGGCCGCCCTGGTCGCCGGCATGTACGGCGGCACCTGCGTCTTCCTGCTGGAGCTCCTGGACGTCCCCGCCCGCCGGGACCAGGCGATCTACGCCGGTTTCTCGGTCGTGGCCGCCGTCGGCGTCATAGCGGCCGCCCTGTTCCTGGAGCGCGTCTGCAAGCTCCCGGACGACGAGGACGACCACAACGGCACCGGGGCGGCCCCGACCACCTAG
- the folK gene encoding 2-amino-4-hydroxy-6-hydroxymethyldihydropteridine diphosphokinase, whose product MTAPFIKGPSDPTVQPVPASVVDKVDAADTTLHNPKWAVVSLGSNLGNRLETLQGAVDALADTPGLRVKGVSPVYETEPWGVEPGSQPSYFNAVVVLKTTLPPSSLLERAHAVEEAFHRVRDERWGARTLDVDIVAYADVVSDDPVLTLPHPRAHERAFVLAPWLDLDPEAALPGRGAVADLLGTVTRQGVVPRQDLELRLPE is encoded by the coding sequence ATGACCGCACCGTTCATCAAGGGCCCCAGCGACCCGACCGTCCAGCCGGTACCCGCGTCCGTCGTCGACAAGGTCGACGCCGCCGACACCACCCTCCACAACCCCAAATGGGCCGTGGTCTCCCTCGGCTCCAACCTGGGCAACCGCCTGGAGACCCTCCAGGGCGCCGTGGACGCCCTCGCGGACACCCCGGGCCTGCGCGTCAAGGGCGTCTCCCCCGTCTACGAGACGGAGCCCTGGGGCGTCGAGCCCGGCAGCCAGCCGTCGTACTTCAACGCGGTCGTCGTCCTGAAGACCACCCTGCCGCCGTCCTCGCTGCTGGAGCGGGCCCACGCCGTCGAGGAGGCCTTCCACCGCGTCCGGGACGAGCGCTGGGGCGCCCGCACCCTCGACGTCGACATCGTCGCCTACGCCGACGTCGTCTCCGACGATCCGGTGCTCACCCTCCCCCACCCGCGCGCCCACGAGCGGGCCTTCGTCCTCGCGCCCTGGCTCGACCTGGACCCGGAGGCCGCGCTGCCCGGCCGCGGCGCGGTCGCCGACCTGCTCGGCACCGTCACCCGCCAGGGCGTCGTCCCCCGCCAGGACCTGGAACTCCGGCTGCCCGAGTAG
- the folB gene encoding dihydroneopterin aldolase, whose translation MDRVALRGLRARGYHGVFPEERREGQTFVVDLVLGLDTRPAAADDDLAKTVHYGIVAEEVVAVVQGEPVNLIETLAERVAQACLKHEGVQEVEVTVHKPDAPITVPFDDVTVTITRSRV comes from the coding sequence GTGGATCGTGTCGCGCTGCGCGGCCTGAGGGCCCGCGGGTACCACGGGGTGTTCCCCGAGGAACGCAGAGAGGGCCAGACCTTCGTCGTGGACCTCGTCCTCGGCCTGGACACCCGGCCCGCCGCCGCCGACGACGACCTGGCGAAGACCGTGCACTACGGCATCGTGGCGGAGGAGGTCGTGGCCGTGGTCCAGGGCGAGCCGGTCAACCTCATCGAGACGCTCGCCGAGCGCGTCGCCCAGGCCTGTCTGAAGCACGAAGGAGTCCAGGAGGTCGAGGTCACCGTCCACAAACCGGACGCGCCGATCACCGTGCCCTTCGACGACGTGACCGTCACCATCACCCGGAGCCGAGTATGA
- a CDS encoding nuclear transport factor 2 family protein, whose translation MSAPHTDVEQVEAANTAFYEALERGDFETLSSLWLTPSDLGVDESYHDPADSGVVSCVHPGWPVLTGRGEVLRSYALIMANTDYIQFFLTDVHTSVTGDTAIVTCTENILSGGPAPEGHDDELGPLVGQLVVATNVFRRTPDGWKMWTHHASPVLAENDREEGDEPPG comes from the coding sequence GTGAGCGCCCCCCACACCGACGTCGAACAGGTGGAGGCCGCCAACACCGCCTTCTACGAGGCGCTCGAGCGCGGCGACTTCGAGACGCTGTCCTCGCTCTGGCTCACCCCGTCCGACCTCGGCGTCGACGAGAGCTACCACGACCCCGCCGACTCCGGCGTGGTCTCCTGCGTGCACCCCGGCTGGCCGGTGCTGACCGGGCGCGGCGAGGTCCTGCGGTCGTACGCGCTGATCATGGCGAACACCGACTACATCCAGTTCTTCCTCACCGACGTGCACACCTCGGTGACCGGGGACACCGCGATCGTCACCTGCACCGAGAACATCCTCAGCGGCGGCCCCGCCCCCGAGGGACACGACGACGAGCTGGGGCCCCTGGTCGGACAGCTCGTCGTCGCCACGAACGTGTTCCGGCGCACACCCGACGGCTGGAAGATGTGGACCCACCACGCCTCCCCCGTCCTCGCCGAGAACGACCGGGAAGAGGGCGACGAGCCCCCCGGCTGA
- the folP gene encoding dihydropteroate synthase yields the protein MSKQSGRGRVAGLPQWDRCAVMGVVNVTPDSFSDGGRWFDTTSAVKHGLALVEEGADLVDVGGESTRPGATRVDEDEELRRVIPVVRGLAAEGVTISVDTMRASVAEQALAAGAALVNDVSGGQADPAMIPVVAAAGAPFVVMHWRGFLEGGNVRGVYADVVSEVVDEIHARVDAVLAGGIAPDRIVVDPGLGFSKDAEHDLVLLAHLDRLRALGHPVLVAASRKRFLGRVLAGPEGEPPPARERDAATAAVSALAAHAGAWAVRVHEVRASADAVRVVHAVEEARGGAAGREGAR from the coding sequence ATGAGCAAGCAGAGCGGACGCGGGCGGGTCGCGGGCCTTCCGCAGTGGGACCGGTGCGCGGTCATGGGAGTCGTCAACGTGACCCCGGACTCCTTCTCCGACGGCGGCCGCTGGTTCGACACCACGTCCGCCGTCAAACACGGCCTCGCCCTGGTCGAGGAGGGCGCCGACCTCGTCGACGTCGGCGGCGAGTCCACCCGCCCCGGCGCCACCCGGGTCGACGAGGACGAGGAGCTGCGCCGCGTCATACCCGTCGTCCGCGGCCTCGCCGCGGAGGGCGTCACGATCTCCGTCGACACCATGCGCGCCTCCGTCGCCGAGCAGGCCCTCGCCGCCGGCGCCGCCCTCGTCAACGACGTCAGCGGCGGCCAGGCCGACCCCGCGATGATCCCGGTCGTCGCCGCCGCGGGCGCCCCCTTCGTCGTCATGCACTGGCGCGGCTTCCTCGAGGGCGGCAACGTCCGGGGCGTGTACGCCGACGTCGTCTCCGAGGTCGTCGACGAGATCCACGCGCGGGTGGACGCCGTCCTGGCCGGCGGCATCGCCCCCGACCGCATCGTCGTCGACCCCGGCCTGGGCTTCTCCAAGGACGCCGAGCACGACCTCGTCCTGCTCGCCCACCTCGACCGGCTGCGCGCCCTCGGGCACCCGGTCCTGGTCGCCGCCTCCCGCAAGCGGTTCCTCGGCCGCGTCCTCGCCGGGCCCGAGGGCGAGCCGCCGCCCGCGCGGGAACGCGACGCCGCGACCGCCGCCGTCTCGGCGCTCGCCGCGCACGCCGGCGCCTGGGCCGTCCGCGTCCACGAGGTGCGCGCCTCCGCCGACGCCGTACGCGTCGTGCACGCCGTCGAGGAGGCGCGCGGCGGCGCGGCGGGCCGCGAAGGAGCCCGGTGA
- a CDS encoding phosphatidylglycerol lysyltransferase domain-containing protein, giving the protein MSGGVPQRVSRIRHLSGRLRPLLLGPRPESVPLLVGRACALVGLLDVAAGVFPRFRHSRMHALAEVLPGAFGPFAAALSLSAGVLLLLLAHGLRRGKRRAWRAAVVLLPAGAVAQFAYRHSVIGVFISVWLLVTLVRHRDQFTALPDPRSRWRALANFVLMGAGSLALGLVIVSAHPGALLGDPSLADRISHVLYGMAGFEGPVDYRGSTSWTVAFSLGALGWITAVTTIYLAFRPEHPAAHLTEDDETRLRALLARHGGRDSLGHFALRRDKAVVFSPSGKAAVTYRVVSGVMLASGDPIGDVEAWPGAIERFMDEAKAHSWTPAVMGCSETGAEVWTRETGLDALELGDEAVVDVPDFSLAGRAMRNVRQMVKRIERAGYETRVRRVRDLGPTELERVRRAAEDWRGTDTERGFSMALGRVGDPADGDCLIATAHKSDAEPGPYGDLKAILHFVPWGTDGVSLDLMRRDRSADPGMNELLIVAALQAAPKFGIARVSLNFAMFRSALARGEKIGAGPVLRAWRGLLVFLSRWFQIESLYKFNAKFQPRWEPRFVVYRASADLPRLGIAAMQAEGFVNLALPRFLRRRGAAPRPCPHRVPESGVRAA; this is encoded by the coding sequence ATGTCGGGCGGGGTTCCGCAACGGGTGAGCCGGATACGGCATCTGTCGGGCCGGCTGCGGCCGCTTCTGCTGGGCCCGCGCCCCGAGTCCGTCCCCCTGCTGGTCGGACGGGCCTGCGCGCTGGTCGGGCTGCTGGACGTCGCCGCGGGCGTCTTCCCGCGCTTCCGGCACAGCCGGATGCACGCCCTCGCCGAGGTACTGCCGGGCGCCTTCGGCCCGTTCGCGGCCGCGCTGTCGCTCAGCGCCGGTGTGCTGTTGCTGCTGCTCGCCCACGGGCTCAGGCGCGGCAAGCGGCGGGCGTGGCGCGCGGCCGTCGTCCTGCTGCCCGCCGGGGCGGTGGCCCAGTTCGCGTACCGCCACTCCGTCATCGGCGTCTTCATCTCCGTCTGGCTCCTCGTCACCCTGGTGCGCCACCGCGACCAGTTCACGGCTCTGCCCGACCCGCGCAGCCGCTGGCGGGCGCTGGCCAACTTCGTTCTGATGGGCGCCGGTTCGCTCGCCCTCGGACTCGTCATCGTCAGCGCCCACCCGGGGGCGCTCCTCGGCGACCCGAGCCTGGCCGACCGCATCAGCCACGTCCTGTACGGCATGGCCGGCTTCGAGGGCCCGGTCGACTACCGGGGCAGCACGTCCTGGACCGTCGCCTTCTCGCTCGGCGCCCTCGGCTGGATCACCGCCGTCACCACCATCTACCTCGCGTTCCGGCCCGAACACCCGGCCGCGCACCTCACCGAGGACGACGAGACACGCCTGCGCGCACTGCTCGCCCGGCACGGCGGCCGCGACTCCCTCGGCCACTTCGCGCTGCGCCGCGACAAGGCCGTCGTCTTCTCTCCCAGCGGCAAGGCAGCGGTGACCTACCGCGTCGTCTCCGGCGTGATGCTCGCGAGCGGCGACCCCATCGGCGACGTCGAGGCGTGGCCCGGCGCCATCGAACGGTTCATGGACGAGGCCAAGGCCCACTCCTGGACCCCGGCCGTGATGGGCTGCTCCGAGACGGGCGCCGAGGTGTGGACCCGCGAGACCGGGCTCGACGCCCTCGAACTGGGCGACGAGGCGGTGGTGGACGTCCCGGATTTCTCGCTCGCCGGCCGCGCGATGCGCAACGTACGCCAGATGGTCAAGCGCATCGAGCGCGCCGGTTACGAGACCCGGGTACGCCGCGTCCGTGACCTCGGCCCCACCGAACTGGAGCGCGTCCGCCGCGCCGCCGAGGACTGGCGGGGCACCGACACCGAGCGCGGCTTCTCCATGGCCCTCGGCCGGGTCGGCGACCCCGCCGACGGCGACTGCCTCATCGCCACCGCCCACAAGAGCGACGCCGAACCCGGCCCCTACGGCGACCTGAAGGCCATCCTGCACTTCGTGCCCTGGGGCACCGACGGCGTCTCCCTGGACCTGATGCGCCGCGACCGCTCCGCCGACCCCGGCATGAACGAACTGCTGATCGTGGCCGCCCTCCAGGCCGCCCCGAAGTTCGGCATCGCGCGCGTGTCGCTGAACTTCGCCATGTTCCGCTCGGCCCTCGCGCGCGGCGAGAAGATCGGCGCGGGACCCGTCCTGCGGGCCTGGCGCGGTCTGCTGGTCTTCCTGTCGCGCTGGTTCCAGATCGAGTCGCTGTACAAGTTCAACGCGAAGTTCCAGCCCCGCTGGGAGCCCCGCTTCGTCGTCTACCGCGCCTCCGCGGACCTCCCCCGCCTCGGGATCGCCGCCATGCAGGCGGAGGGCTTCGTGAACCTGGCCCTGCCGCGCTTCCTGCGCCGCCGCGGCGCCGCCCCGCGCCCCTGCCCGCACCGCGTCCCGGAGAGCGGCGTCAGGGCGGCCTGA
- a CDS encoding alpha/beta hydrolase — translation MGLTSDKVLALAVLAAVGLFTGTVWLWPRLARRSVRAVTGRVGLLLGTQVALFASAGLAANQAFGFYAGWDDLLGREKGMGVVVDHTPADGPLRVVETRRVPGSASSDPSVGGQIQKVEIVGRTTRIATPAYVYLPPEYFRPGFHTRAFPAAVVLTGYPGTAQALVDKLDYPQTAARLAGQGRMPPMVLVMMRPTVAPPRDTECVDIPGGPQTESFFAEDLPDAVGGHYRVGSGPGGWGVIGDSTGGYCALKLAMHHPAVFGAGAGLSAYYKAPVDATTGDLFHGDTALRDRADLRWCLEHLPAPDTSLLVSSSKVGETNYKDTLKFIERVKATKRTRISSIILESGGHNFNTWRREIPATLEWMGERLSAPERAEEPPGS, via the coding sequence ATGGGTCTTACGAGCGACAAGGTGCTGGCGCTGGCGGTCCTGGCGGCCGTGGGGCTGTTCACGGGCACGGTGTGGCTGTGGCCGCGGCTGGCACGGCGGAGCGTACGGGCCGTGACCGGGCGGGTCGGGCTGCTGCTGGGCACGCAGGTGGCGCTGTTCGCGTCGGCCGGGCTCGCCGCCAACCAGGCGTTCGGCTTCTACGCGGGCTGGGACGACCTGTTGGGGCGGGAGAAGGGCATGGGGGTGGTGGTCGACCACACGCCGGCGGACGGTCCGCTGCGTGTCGTCGAGACGCGGCGGGTGCCGGGATCGGCGAGCTCGGACCCCTCGGTCGGCGGGCAGATCCAGAAGGTCGAGATCGTGGGCCGCACGACCCGTATCGCCACGCCCGCGTACGTCTATCTGCCACCGGAGTATTTCCGGCCGGGATTTCACACCCGGGCGTTTCCCGCGGCCGTCGTCCTGACCGGCTATCCGGGGACGGCCCAGGCGCTGGTGGACAAGCTCGACTATCCGCAGACGGCGGCGCGGCTCGCCGGTCAGGGCCGTATGCCGCCGATGGTGCTGGTGATGATGCGTCCGACGGTGGCACCGCCCCGGGACACGGAATGCGTGGACATCCCCGGCGGGCCGCAGACCGAGAGCTTCTTCGCGGAGGATCTGCCCGACGCGGTCGGCGGCCACTACCGGGTGGGATCAGGACCCGGCGGCTGGGGCGTGATCGGTGATTCCACAGGTGGGTACTGCGCGTTGAAGCTCGCGATGCACCACCCCGCGGTGTTCGGCGCGGGGGCCGGTCTCTCCGCCTACTACAAGGCGCCCGTCGACGCGACGACCGGCGACCTCTTCCACGGCGACACCGCCCTGCGCGACCGCGCCGACCTGCGGTGGTGCCTGGAGCACCTGCCCGCGCCGGACACCTCGCTCCTCGTCAGCAGCAGCAAGGTCGGCGAGACGAACTACAAGGACACCCTGAAGTTCATCGAGCGTGTGAAGGCGACGAAGCGGACGCGGATCTCCTCGATCATCCTCGAAAGCGGCGGGCACAACTTCAACACCTGGCGGCGTGAGATTCCGGCGACGCTGGAGTGGATGGGGGAGCGGCTGAGCGCCCCGGAGAGGGCCGAAGAGCCGCCCGGATCTTGA
- a CDS encoding PH domain-containing protein, translating into MTAPGVEGALREARAVPERRLHPVTPLRRAWAPVAVLIGWAVHDPDQAQRQLTRLTTTTLLIALAVLVPAAALYGFLTWWYTHFAVTDSELRIRTGLVFRRTAHIRLERIQAIDVTQPLLARVAGVAKLKLDVVGADKKDELAFLGAEEARALRAELLARAAGFAPETAHEVGEAPSRELLRVPPRVLAVSLVLTGATWGALAAALIVPTVLWLVTQSAWTVLATAVPLVGAAGAASVGRFVTEYDWTVGESPDGLRLDHGLLDRAHETVPPGRVQTVRLVEPLLWRRRGWVRVELDVAGSSNSVLLPVAPREIAESVVARVLPGVTVPPREALTRPPRRAGRCLPLWWRGHGLAVTDTVFAARSGLLSRGLALVPHAKVQSVRLTQGPWERRWDVADVHVDTGAGKTVTARLRDAGEAAELLRTQAERSRTGRRDARPDRWMA; encoded by the coding sequence GTGACGGCCCCGGGCGTCGAGGGCGCCCTGCGCGAGGCGCGGGCCGTGCCGGAGCGCCGGCTGCACCCCGTGACGCCGCTCAGGCGCGCGTGGGCGCCCGTCGCCGTGCTCATCGGGTGGGCGGTGCACGACCCCGACCAGGCGCAGCGCCAGCTGACCCGGCTGACGACCACGACCCTGCTGATCGCGCTCGCCGTGCTGGTCCCGGCGGCCGCCCTGTACGGCTTCCTCACCTGGTGGTACACGCACTTCGCCGTCACCGACTCCGAACTGCGCATCCGTACGGGCCTGGTGTTCCGGCGCACCGCGCACATCCGTCTCGAACGCATCCAGGCCATCGACGTCACCCAGCCGCTCCTCGCGCGCGTGGCGGGTGTCGCCAAGCTGAAGCTGGACGTCGTCGGCGCGGACAAGAAGGACGAGCTCGCCTTCCTCGGGGCGGAGGAGGCGCGCGCCCTGCGCGCGGAACTCCTCGCGCGCGCCGCCGGGTTCGCGCCGGAGACCGCGCACGAGGTGGGCGAGGCCCCCTCCCGGGAGCTGCTGCGGGTGCCCCCGCGCGTCCTCGCCGTCTCCCTCGTGCTGACCGGCGCGACCTGGGGCGCGCTGGCCGCCGCGCTTATCGTGCCGACCGTGCTGTGGCTGGTCACTCAGAGCGCGTGGACGGTCCTCGCCACCGCCGTCCCGCTGGTCGGCGCGGCGGGCGCGGCCAGCGTCGGGCGGTTCGTCACCGAGTACGACTGGACGGTGGGCGAGTCGCCGGACGGACTGCGCCTCGACCACGGCCTGCTCGACCGCGCCCACGAGACGGTCCCGCCGGGCCGGGTGCAGACCGTACGGCTGGTGGAGCCGCTGCTGTGGCGGCGGCGCGGCTGGGTGCGGGTGGAGCTGGACGTGGCGGGCTCGTCGAACTCGGTGCTGCTGCCGGTCGCCCCGCGCGAGATCGCCGAGTCGGTCGTCGCCCGGGTGCTGCCCGGGGTGACCGTCCCGCCGCGGGAGGCCCTGACGCGTCCGCCCCGGCGCGCGGGCCGGTGCCTGCCGCTGTGGTGGCGCGGGCACGGACTGGCCGTGACGGACACGGTGTTCGCGGCCCGCTCGGGCCTGCTCAGCCGCGGTCTCGCCCTGGTCCCGCACGCCAAGGTGCAGAGCGTACGGCTCACCCAGGGGCCCTGGGAGCGGCGCTGGGACGTCGCCGACGTGCACGTGGACACCGGAGCCGGGAAGACCGTCACCGCACGGCTCAGGGACGCCGGCGAGGCCGCGGAACTGCTGCGCACACAGGCCGAGCGGTCCCGCACCGGACGCCGGGACGCGCGGCCGGACCGCTGGATGGCTTGA